In one Nitratidesulfovibrio vulgaris str. Hildenborough genomic region, the following are encoded:
- the cas7c gene encoding type I-C CRISPR-associated protein Cas7/Csd2: MTAIANRYEFVLLFDVENGNPNGDPDAGNMPRIDPETGHGLVTDVCLKRKIRNHVALTKEGAERFNIYIQEKAILNETHERAYTACDLKPEPKKLPKKVEDAKRVTDWMCTNFYDIRTFGAVMTTEVNCGQVRGPVQMAFARSVEPVVPQEVSITRMAVTTKAEAEKQQGDNRTMGRKHIVPYGLYVAHGFISAPLAEKTGFSDEDLTLFWDALVNMFEHDRSAARGLMSSRKLIVFKHQNRLGNAPAHKLFDLVKVSRAEGSSGPARSFADYAVTVGQAPEGVEVKEML, encoded by the coding sequence ATGACCGCCATTGCCAACAGATACGAGTTCGTGCTGCTTTTCGATGTGGAGAACGGCAACCCCAACGGCGACCCCGACGCGGGCAACATGCCGCGCATCGACCCCGAGACCGGGCATGGTCTGGTCACCGACGTGTGCCTGAAGCGCAAGATACGCAACCATGTGGCCCTGACAAAAGAAGGTGCCGAGCGGTTCAATATCTATATTCAGGAAAAGGCCATTCTCAACGAAACCCACGAACGCGCCTACACGGCCTGCGACCTGAAACCCGAACCCAAGAAACTGCCCAAGAAGGTCGAAGACGCCAAGAGGGTCACCGACTGGATGTGCACGAACTTCTACGACATCCGCACGTTCGGCGCCGTCATGACCACAGAGGTCAACTGCGGGCAGGTGCGCGGCCCCGTGCAGATGGCCTTTGCCAGAAGTGTGGAACCCGTCGTGCCGCAAGAGGTGAGCATCACCCGCATGGCAGTCACCACGAAGGCAGAGGCCGAAAAGCAGCAGGGAGACAACCGCACCATGGGTCGCAAGCACATCGTGCCCTACGGCCTGTATGTGGCGCACGGCTTCATCTCCGCACCGCTGGCAGAGAAGACAGGCTTCTCCGATGAAGACCTGACGCTGTTCTGGGACGCCCTCGTCAACATGTTCGAGCACGACCGTTCGGCGGCACGCGGCCTCATGAGCAGCCGCAAACTCATCGTCTTCAAGCACCAGAACAGGCTCGGCAACGCCCCCGCCCACAAGTTGTTCGACCTCGTGAAGGTCAGCCGTGCAGAGGGTTCGTCCGGCCCCGCCCGGTCGTTTGCCGACTATGCGGTGACAGTGGGGCAGGCCCCCGAAGGCGTAGAGGTCAAAGAGATGCTGTAG
- the cas4 gene encoding CRISPR-associated protein Cas4 → MAFTEDDLLPISALQHLLYCERQCALIHIERVWEENLFTTDGRILHEKVDAGEDCVRAGKRIARSVSLRSLQLGLSGVADVVEFGPDAGDVYPVEYKRGRSKRANWDRIQLCAQAMALEEMLGVPVTEGALFYGKTRRREAVAFDAALRGETVRAAARLHQFVDARHTPPAHYEASRCDACSLINLCMPRLPGKTKVRKYLAAMAEIDEETA, encoded by the coding sequence ATGGCATTCACCGAAGACGATCTCCTTCCCATATCCGCCTTGCAGCATCTGCTCTACTGCGAGCGGCAATGTGCGCTCATCCATATCGAACGGGTATGGGAGGAGAATCTGTTCACGACGGACGGTCGCATCCTTCACGAGAAGGTCGACGCCGGGGAGGACTGCGTGCGTGCCGGAAAGCGCATCGCACGCAGTGTTTCCCTGCGTTCGCTGCAACTCGGCCTGTCCGGGGTCGCCGACGTGGTCGAGTTCGGCCCGGACGCCGGGGATGTCTACCCCGTCGAATACAAGCGGGGCCGCAGCAAGCGCGCCAACTGGGACAGAATCCAGCTTTGCGCCCAGGCCATGGCCCTTGAGGAGATGCTCGGCGTGCCGGTCACAGAGGGCGCGCTCTTCTACGGCAAGACCAGGCGCAGAGAGGCTGTCGCCTTCGATGCCGCGTTGCGCGGCGAGACAGTCAGGGCGGCGGCACGCCTGCATCAGTTTGTCGATGCCCGCCATACGCCCCCGGCCCACTATGAGGCATCGAGATGTGACGCATGCTCACTGATCAACCTGTGTATGCCGAGGCTTCCGGGAAAGACGAAGGTCAGGAAGTATCTGGCTGCCATGGCGGAAATCGATGAAGAAACTGCTTAA
- the cas1c gene encoding type I-C CRISPR-associated endonuclease Cas1c yields MKKLLNTLYVTTQGTYLAKEGECIVVRVGDEVRLRVPVHSLGGVVCFGQVSCSPFLMGFAAERGLGFSFLTEHGRFLARVQGPVSGNVLLRREQYRRADSPEASAEVARSIVSAKVVNARGVLQRAMRDHGDKVDGVALEAEVLHLRACLMRLQQPAGLDAVRGIEGEAAKGYFSVFDNLILTREAAFRFEGRSRRPPLDRVNCLLSFIYTLLGHDVRSALEGVGLDSAVGFLHRDRPGRHGLALDVMEEFRAVVADRLALSLINLGKLKKSDFEIQETGAVRMTDDARKALLVAYQKRKQDEIVHPFLNERIPLGLVFHVQAMLMARWLRGDLDGYPPFVWK; encoded by the coding sequence ATGAAGAAACTGCTTAACACGCTCTATGTGACCACGCAGGGCACCTACCTCGCCAAAGAGGGCGAGTGCATCGTCGTGCGCGTGGGAGACGAGGTGAGACTGCGTGTGCCGGTGCATTCCCTTGGTGGCGTGGTCTGTTTCGGGCAGGTCTCGTGCAGTCCTTTCCTGATGGGCTTCGCCGCCGAACGCGGGCTTGGCTTCAGCTTCCTGACCGAGCACGGGCGATTCCTTGCGCGGGTTCAAGGCCCCGTATCCGGGAATGTCCTTCTCAGGCGCGAGCAATACCGCAGGGCCGACTCGCCGGAAGCCAGCGCCGAGGTGGCGCGAAGCATCGTCAGCGCCAAGGTCGTCAACGCCCGCGGCGTCCTGCAACGGGCCATGAGAGACCATGGTGACAAGGTCGACGGGGTGGCGCTGGAAGCGGAAGTGCTCCACCTGAGGGCCTGCCTCATGCGCCTGCAACAGCCCGCAGGGCTGGATGCCGTGCGCGGCATCGAGGGCGAGGCAGCCAAAGGCTACTTCAGCGTGTTCGACAACCTCATCCTGACACGGGAGGCGGCGTTCCGCTTCGAGGGACGCAGCCGTCGCCCTCCGCTGGACAGGGTCAACTGCCTGCTGTCGTTCATCTACACGTTGCTCGGGCATGATGTGCGAAGTGCGCTGGAAGGCGTCGGGCTCGATTCGGCGGTGGGGTTCCTGCACCGCGACCGCCCCGGCAGGCACGGCCTTGCACTTGATGTCATGGAAGAGTTCAGGGCCGTTGTCGCCGACAGGCTGGCGCTTTCGCTCATCAATCTCGGCAAGCTCAAGAAGAGCGACTTCGAGATACAGGAGACGGGTGCCGTCCGGATGACGGATGACGCCCGCAAGGCGTTGCTCGTGGCATACCAGAAGCGAAAACAGGACGAAATCGTCCATCCGTTCCTGAATGAGCGCATCCCCTTGGGGCTTGTCTTCCATGTACAGGCCATGCTCATGGCAAGGTGGCTTCGTGGCGACCTAGACGGCTACCCGCCCTTTGTATGGAAATGA
- the cas2 gene encoding CRISPR-associated endonuclease Cas2, protein MLVLISYDVSFEDPGGQRRLRRIAKACQDYGQRVQYSVFECVVDPAQWAKLKHRLLSEMDKEKDCLRFYYLGANWRNKVEHVGAKPAYDPEGPLIL, encoded by the coding sequence ATGCTCGTATTGATAAGCTATGACGTGAGTTTCGAAGACCCGGGCGGACAGAGGCGTTTACGGCGCATCGCCAAGGCATGTCAGGACTATGGACAACGGGTGCAGTATTCGGTCTTCGAATGCGTGGTCGACCCTGCACAATGGGCGAAGCTCAAGCATCGGCTACTCAGCGAGATGGATAAAGAGAAGGATTGCCTGCGCTTCTACTATCTGGGGGCCAACTGGAGAAACAAGGTCGAACATGTGGGCGCAAAGCCCGCCTACGACCCAGAAGGCCCCCTGATTCTGTAG
- the zupT gene encoding zinc transporter ZupT encodes MIDDGNVLLAFGLTLFAGLATGVGSAIAFFARRTDTRFLAVALGFSAGVMIYVSFVEIFRKAYEVLATQTTEVLASWYTVAAFFSGALLIAVIDKLVPGYENPHEMHTVEEMDMGRAALPQDTKHDFVRLKRAGVLAAVAIGIHNFPEGLAAFSAALSDPALGVAIAVAIAIHNIPEGMAVSVPIYYATGDRRKAFLYSFLSGVSEPIGALVGYVVLRPFFTPMVFGLLFASVAGIMVYISLDQLLPSAEEYGEHHLCILGVFSGMGVMALSLLLFL; translated from the coding sequence ATGATTGACGACGGCAATGTCCTGCTCGCGTTCGGTTTGACGCTCTTCGCCGGTTTGGCCACCGGTGTGGGGTCGGCCATCGCATTCTTCGCCAGACGGACGGACACGCGGTTTCTGGCCGTGGCGTTGGGCTTTTCCGCCGGGGTGATGATCTATGTCTCGTTCGTCGAGATATTCCGCAAGGCGTATGAAGTGCTGGCCACGCAGACCACAGAGGTGCTTGCAAGCTGGTACACTGTGGCTGCGTTCTTCTCGGGGGCGCTGCTGATAGCGGTCATCGACAAACTGGTGCCCGGTTACGAGAATCCGCACGAGATGCACACCGTCGAGGAGATGGACATGGGCCGTGCGGCCCTGCCGCAGGACACGAAACACGATTTCGTCAGGCTCAAGCGGGCAGGGGTGCTGGCGGCCGTGGCCATCGGCATCCACAACTTCCCGGAGGGGCTGGCCGCCTTTTCGGCAGCCTTGAGCGACCCGGCGCTTGGCGTCGCCATCGCCGTCGCCATCGCCATTCACAATATCCCCGAGGGCATGGCCGTCTCCGTGCCCATCTACTACGCCACGGGCGACCGCCGGAAGGCGTTCCTCTATTCCTTTCTCTCCGGCGTGTCCGAACCGATAGGGGCCCTGGTGGGATATGTGGTGCTGCGTCCCTTCTTCACGCCCATGGTGTTCGGTCTGCTCTTCGCCTCTGTGGCGGGCATCATGGTCTATATCTCGCTCGACCAGTTGCTCCCGTCGGCGGAGGAGTATGGCGAGCACCACCTGTGCATTCTGGGCGTCTTCTCCGGCATGGGGGTGATGGCCCTGTCATTACTGCTCTTCCTGTGA
- a CDS encoding response regulator — protein sequence MLPVDPSPARADLRFLLIDDHPAVRQGLNLLLESHGYTPGVEAATRADAKGCLEQATFDLALLDLSLADGSGLDLLADLAEHGVRILVYSMHEDPGTIDRALRCGANGYVTKREDPSVLLEGIEGVLRGERFVSERAGSSLDETAGARAMDPLFLLSDQERAIFSAVGRGESNMDVAGSLGISPRTVETYLARMVNKLGLSNVRTLRKFAINWRE from the coding sequence ATGCTTCCCGTTGACCCGTCCCCTGCCCGCGCCGATCTTCGTTTCCTGCTCATAGACGATCACCCGGCCGTACGTCAGGGGCTGAACCTGCTGTTGGAGTCCCACGGCTACACGCCCGGCGTTGAAGCTGCGACCCGCGCCGACGCCAAGGGATGTCTGGAACAGGCCACCTTCGATCTGGCATTGCTGGACCTTTCACTGGCCGACGGCAGCGGTCTGGACCTGCTTGCCGATCTGGCCGAGCATGGTGTCCGCATCCTGGTCTATTCCATGCACGAAGACCCCGGCACCATAGATCGGGCGCTGCGTTGCGGTGCGAACGGCTATGTGACCAAGCGTGAGGACCCCAGCGTGCTGCTGGAGGGGATAGAGGGCGTGCTGCGCGGTGAACGCTTTGTGAGCGAACGCGCCGGATCGAGTCTGGATGAGACGGCTGGCGCTCGGGCCATGGACCCGCTCTTTCTGCTCAGTGATCAGGAACGGGCCATCTTCTCGGCCGTGGGGCGCGGTGAGAGCAACATGGACGTCGCCGGAAGCCTCGGTATCAGCCCGAGGACGGTGGAGACCTATCTGGCGCGGATGGTCAACAAGCTGGGGCTGTCGAACGTCCGCACCCTGCGTAAGTTCGCCATCAACTGGCGTGAGTAA
- a CDS encoding sensor histidine kinase, whose product MNRNAPRLSFPTRMLRAFHPVPLLVVLLVSVFILPPYGPARAADGLQAEDGVLDLRDFDPETMGPARLDGAWEFYWDRLLTPQDLAANPAPSPSGLLSLPGTWRGMPVDGERLGGTGQATLRLRLRLWPEANTLTLRLFDIPMAYRLWANGQLVAMNGVVGTDADSETPLRSLVLATITPEGENLELVLQISNHHFRAGGVPEGLLLAPPGPLETERDRTWTFSYFFAGCLLITLLYHLFLFHLDRKQVSAGYFSGFCLCILCFCMTSNTSFWAIRRFLPPLPPQWSEYVPLFFYMACAPMLFRFYYSLYPKVFHPAVRHLVDLRFAIFLLLLPIAPDHRISEYIAFSILVGLGCAIYYVVRLCSCARRGMNGAGLLLLGSAASLLASLNDGLSHIKHINTPYLIEFGMLFLIVTQSLALAKRFSHAFASVGKLSGELERKNQSLLAEMEERNRLEQEVINISEEERRRISHELHDGLCQKLTGARLRASILSKRLAGTDDSTTMDSLAALLDASTDDAYRTSRGLWPVEHDPAMPGPSLDDLARRIAKDTGIDVRLEMRRHCGRCTNPNMRTLYRIAQEALTNAAKHAQAHTIRVRLRCPAQDGVILTVRDDGIGRTASARQGARTGGLGLGIMAHRAGVIHAKLTIEDAPQGGTIVTCAAPCDRHASPSSTRRTPPDASR is encoded by the coding sequence ATGAACAGAAACGCACCGCGCCTTTCCTTCCCTACCCGGATGCTCCGGGCATTCCACCCGGTTCCGCTGCTCGTGGTGCTGCTCGTATCTGTCTTTATCCTGCCGCCGTACGGTCCGGCGCGGGCGGCCGACGGCTTGCAGGCCGAAGACGGTGTGCTGGACCTGCGGGACTTTGACCCGGAGACCATGGGCCCCGCTAGGCTGGACGGTGCATGGGAGTTCTACTGGGACCGTCTGCTGACGCCGCAGGACCTCGCTGCAAACCCCGCCCCTTCGCCATCGGGCCTGCTCTCGCTACCCGGCACATGGAGGGGGATGCCCGTAGACGGTGAAAGGCTGGGCGGCACGGGGCAGGCCACTCTGCGTCTGCGTCTGCGCCTCTGGCCGGAGGCGAACACACTCACATTGCGGCTCTTCGACATCCCCATGGCCTACCGTTTGTGGGCCAACGGCCAGCTTGTGGCGATGAACGGCGTCGTCGGTACGGATGCAGACAGCGAGACGCCTCTGCGATCACTGGTGTTGGCCACCATCACCCCCGAAGGGGAGAATCTGGAACTGGTGCTCCAGATATCCAACCATCATTTCCGCGCCGGTGGCGTGCCTGAGGGGCTACTGCTTGCCCCGCCCGGCCCTCTGGAGACGGAACGCGACAGGACATGGACCTTCTCCTACTTCTTCGCAGGCTGCCTGCTGATCACACTGCTGTACCACCTCTTCCTGTTCCATCTGGACAGGAAGCAGGTTTCTGCGGGGTACTTCAGTGGCTTCTGTCTGTGCATATTGTGCTTCTGCATGACCTCCAACACCTCCTTCTGGGCCATTCGCCGGTTCCTCCCTCCCTTGCCGCCCCAGTGGTCTGAATACGTCCCCCTCTTTTTCTATATGGCCTGCGCTCCCATGCTCTTCCGGTTCTACTACTCGCTTTACCCGAAGGTCTTCCACCCTGCCGTCCGCCATCTGGTCGACCTGCGCTTCGCGATATTCCTTCTGCTGCTGCCGATCGCGCCAGACCACCGCATCTCCGAGTACATCGCATTCAGTATCCTTGTCGGGCTGGGCTGCGCCATCTATTACGTCGTGCGCCTGTGCTCCTGCGCGCGGCGCGGGATGAACGGCGCAGGGTTGCTCCTGCTCGGCAGCGCGGCATCCCTGCTCGCCAGCCTGAACGACGGCCTCTCCCACATCAAGCATATCAACACGCCCTACCTGATCGAATTTGGCATGCTCTTCCTGATCGTTACCCAGTCGCTGGCGCTGGCCAAGCGCTTCAGCCATGCATTCGCATCCGTGGGAAAGCTCTCCGGGGAACTGGAGCGCAAGAACCAGTCTCTCTTGGCCGAGATGGAAGAACGCAACCGGCTAGAACAGGAAGTGATCAACATCAGCGAGGAAGAACGCCGGCGCATCAGCCACGAACTGCACGACGGCCTGTGCCAGAAACTCACCGGTGCCCGGCTGCGCGCATCCATTCTGAGCAAGCGGCTTGCCGGAACGGATGACTCCACCACCATGGACAGCCTTGCGGCCCTCTTGGACGCCTCCACCGACGACGCCTACCGCACCTCGCGCGGTCTCTGGCCCGTAGAACACGACCCCGCCATGCCCGGCCCCTCGCTGGACGACCTGGCCCGTCGCATCGCCAAGGATACGGGCATAGACGTACGGCTCGAGATGCGCCGCCACTGCGGGCGATGCACCAACCCCAACATGCGCACCCTGTACCGCATCGCGCAGGAGGCACTGACCAACGCGGCCAAACACGCACAGGCACACACCATCCGCGTGAGGCTGCGCTGCCCCGCGCAAGACGGTGTCATCCTGACCGTTCGCGATGACGGCATAGGCCGCACGGCATCCGCGCGGCAGGGGGCCCGGACGGGGGGGCTCGGCCTCGGCATCATGGCCCACCGTGCCGGTGTCATCCATGCCAAGCTGACGATAGAGGACGCACCGCAGGGTGGTACCATCGTCACCTGCGCAGCCCCGTGCGACAGGCATGCGTCCCCCAGCTCCACAAGGAGAACTCCCCCCGATGCTTCCCGTTGA
- a CDS encoding autotransporter domain-containing protein: MFILRHVNVLLRDVALPSLSRVVLLILAVASVGFVFLVPKHGVSATVDYASNYRDVIGNAPFLNGPISIGGTNNLASHAENVYSSGNIVNINGGVVDLGICGGYYNGTVDSDVASSGNAVTIGSAFSGSNSIDVYGGFARNVNAFSMTASDNTVTVNGGTARSVYGGFAYVASMTGPCVATASGNTVNINEGTIYGVYGGYAGANFGAGPHTVSGNTINISGGTIDDVFGGYVDTHYGTGQVTNNVVTISGAPNLATARLYGGYLGMKTDGDAFSGNTLNVKTAGLDVASLSNFQYVNFYLPSSLSAGDTVLNVTGTADLTGSAGRSSTVNVGIDGGSSPLQVGDTITLIDAGTLVTNGGLNSTARGTGMQGVTLVYKFDLATEDNRLLATVSTDAVPAVNEQTKTLSEGFVSGMGMVTQAADVAAGQGMDSAVSAAKGGSAAGGGAPAGFGALSGGSVRYNTGSHVDMHSASLMAGLAWGADVPLGRLTFGPFLEYGTGSYNTYNSFSDAASVEGDGSTRYFGGGVLGRMDLADTGPGHVYVEASARVGELHNEYESSDLRDASGRSAEYDSSSMYYGLHMGTGYVWSMTENASLDIHGKYFWTRQEGDSVKLSTGDPIDFKDVDSNRLRLGSRFSYMVTEHIVPYIGAAYEHEFDGTARASTNGYAMEAPSMGGDTGIGELGLMYTPLASLPVSFDLGVQNAVGRREGVTGSLQIKYEF; this comes from the coding sequence ATGTTTATTCTCAGACATGTTAACGTGTTGTTACGCGACGTGGCGTTACCATCGCTGTCTCGTGTCGTCCTTCTCATTCTTGCCGTTGCCTCTGTCGGGTTCGTCTTTTTGGTCCCGAAGCATGGCGTATCGGCTACTGTCGATTATGCATCGAACTATAGGGATGTCATAGGCAATGCTCCCTTCTTGAACGGCCCTATAAGCATTGGCGGGACAAACAATCTAGCGAGCCACGCGGAGAATGTTTATTCATCTGGAAATATCGTCAATATCAATGGTGGTGTTGTCGATTTAGGCATCTGTGGTGGCTATTATAACGGTACGGTAGATAGTGATGTAGCCTCAAGCGGCAATGCAGTGACAATAGGGTCTGCATTCTCGGGCAGCAACAGTATCGATGTCTATGGTGGGTTTGCACGAAACGTAAATGCCTTCTCGATGACGGCTTCCGATAACACCGTGACCGTCAACGGCGGGACAGCGCGTAGTGTATACGGCGGATTCGCGTATGTAGCCAGCATGACAGGACCATGCGTCGCTACGGCCTCCGGAAATACCGTCAACATCAACGAAGGTACCATATACGGCGTTTATGGCGGGTATGCCGGTGCCAACTTTGGGGCGGGACCCCATACCGTATCCGGAAACACCATCAATATCAGCGGCGGCACCATAGATGATGTTTTTGGCGGGTATGTCGACACGCACTATGGCACGGGACAGGTCACGAACAATGTCGTGACCATCAGCGGTGCCCCGAATCTGGCAACCGCACGTCTCTATGGTGGCTATTTAGGTATGAAAACCGATGGTGATGCCTTCAGCGGCAATACCCTGAATGTGAAGACCGCCGGGCTGGATGTGGCGAGTCTTTCCAATTTCCAGTATGTCAACTTCTATCTTCCTTCCTCCTTGTCAGCGGGGGATACAGTGCTGAATGTGACGGGCACTGCAGACCTGACTGGCAGCGCTGGGCGGTCTTCCACCGTCAACGTGGGAATTGACGGCGGTTCTTCGCCCCTGCAGGTAGGCGACACCATAACACTCATTGACGCCGGAACGTTGGTCACGAATGGCGGCCTCAACTCCACAGCGCGCGGTACGGGCATGCAGGGTGTGACCTTGGTGTACAAATTTGATCTGGCAACCGAAGACAACAGGCTGCTAGCCACGGTATCCACAGATGCGGTGCCCGCAGTGAACGAACAGACCAAGACGCTTTCAGAGGGCTTTGTCTCCGGCATGGGCATGGTGACGCAAGCTGCCGACGTGGCAGCCGGGCAGGGCATGGACTCTGCCGTCTCTGCCGCCAAAGGCGGGTCGGCTGCTGGCGGCGGGGCCCCTGCCGGGTTCGGCGCCCTCTCGGGCGGTTCCGTGCGCTACAACACCGGTTCGCATGTGGACATGCACAGCGCATCCCTTATGGCAGGTCTGGCCTGGGGAGCCGATGTCCCGCTCGGTCGCCTGACGTTCGGGCCGTTTCTCGAATACGGTACCGGCTCATACAACACCTACAATTCGTTCAGCGACGCCGCATCGGTCGAAGGGGACGGCAGCACCCGCTACTTCGGCGGTGGCGTTCTCGGCCGCATGGATTTGGCCGATACCGGCCCCGGCCATGTCTATGTCGAAGCCTCTGCCCGGGTGGGTGAGCTGCATAACGAATACGAGAGTTCCGACCTGCGCGATGCCTCCGGGCGTAGCGCTGAATACGATTCGTCATCCATGTATTACGGTTTGCATATGGGAACCGGCTATGTCTGGAGCATGACGGAGAATGCTTCGCTTGATATCCATGGCAAGTATTTCTGGACACGGCAGGAGGGCGACTCCGTCAAGCTGTCCACCGGCGACCCCATCGACTTCAAGGATGTGGACTCCAACCGTCTGCGTCTCGGTTCGCGCTTCAGTTACATGGTGACTGAACATATCGTCCCCTACATAGGCGCGGCATATGAGCATGAGTTTGACGGCACGGCCCGCGCCAGCACCAACGGGTATGCCATGGAGGCACCATCCATGGGCGGCGATACGGGCATCGGTGAACTGGGGCTTATGTACACGCCGTTGGCATCGTTACCCGTGTCCTTTGACCTCGGCGTGCAGAATGCCGTGGGTAGGCGCGAGGGCGTGACGGGCAGTCTGCAAATCAAATATGAATTCTAG
- a CDS encoding sigma 54-interacting transcriptional regulator, whose amino-acid sequence MTCTVHALKLKALRAISNVIDRALQLEDALTETLRVLAETLAMQRGTITLLDGETGQLVIAASHGLSREEQERGVYRLDEGVTGTIFSTGRPYLVRDVRNDPLFLDRTGARRVERGKVSFLGVPILSKGRPVGVLNVDRLFGDAVSCAEDIEFLEVVATLVAQFLSLNEQVAARERALRRENMQLRTRVLDSRGDFIVGRSGAMAEVQRYIQRVAGTRATVLLLGESGVGKTLIARLVHTLSEREHHPFIKVNCASIPESLLEAELFGHEKGAFTGAVSARMGRFEEAHEGTVFLDEIGELPPGIQAKLLRVLQEREFERLGSNRTRRVNVRIVAATNRDLAAQVDAGRFRQDLYYRLCVFPIRVPPLRERPEDITGLLNHFLAKVARDYGRSLVLAPDALELLQRYAWPGNVREMENLIERMAILTDGTLADRRFVESLLEQAPAGDDGQMRAGLAVPPSLREVEQGELLAALRRNGWIQHKAARELGLTPRQMGYRIRQWGLAPLVASERAKG is encoded by the coding sequence ATGACATGCACCGTACACGCTCTCAAACTCAAGGCCCTGCGCGCCATCAGCAACGTCATCGACCGGGCGTTGCAGCTTGAGGACGCCCTCACCGAGACCTTGCGCGTGCTGGCAGAGACCCTCGCCATGCAGCGCGGCACCATCACGCTGCTGGACGGCGAGACGGGGCAACTGGTCATCGCGGCGTCGCACGGCCTCTCGCGCGAGGAACAGGAACGCGGCGTCTACCGCCTCGACGAGGGGGTGACGGGCACCATCTTCAGCACCGGGCGGCCCTACCTCGTGCGCGACGTGCGCAACGACCCGCTCTTTCTCGACCGCACCGGGGCACGCCGCGTGGAACGCGGCAAGGTCTCGTTCCTCGGGGTGCCCATCCTCAGCAAGGGGCGGCCCGTGGGCGTGCTGAACGTGGACAGGCTGTTCGGTGACGCGGTCTCCTGCGCCGAAGACATCGAGTTCCTCGAAGTGGTCGCCACGCTGGTGGCGCAGTTCCTGAGCCTCAACGAGCAGGTCGCCGCCCGCGAACGCGCCCTGCGGCGCGAGAACATGCAGCTGCGGACGCGGGTGCTCGATTCGCGCGGCGACTTCATCGTGGGGCGCAGCGGCGCCATGGCAGAGGTGCAGCGCTACATCCAGCGGGTGGCGGGCACGCGGGCGACGGTGCTGCTGCTCGGCGAATCCGGGGTGGGCAAGACGCTCATCGCACGGCTGGTGCATACGCTGTCAGAGCGCGAGCATCACCCGTTCATCAAGGTCAACTGCGCCTCCATCCCCGAATCGCTGCTCGAGGCCGAGCTTTTCGGCCACGAGAAGGGCGCGTTCACCGGGGCTGTCTCCGCCCGTATGGGCCGCTTCGAAGAGGCGCACGAGGGCACGGTCTTCCTCGACGAGATCGGCGAGTTGCCGCCCGGTATTCAGGCCAAGCTCTTGCGGGTGTTGCAGGAACGCGAGTTCGAGCGGCTTGGCAGCAACAGGACGCGCCGGGTCAACGTGCGCATCGTGGCTGCCACCAACCGCGACCTCGCGGCGCAGGTGGATGCCGGAAGGTTCAGGCAGGACCTCTACTATCGCCTGTGCGTCTTCCCCATCCGGGTGCCGCCCCTGCGCGAACGCCCCGAAGACATCACCGGGCTGCTCAACCACTTTCTCGCCAAGGTCGCCCGCGACTACGGGCGCAGCCTCGTGCTGGCACCCGATGCGCTCGAGCTTCTGCAACGCTACGCATGGCCCGGCAACGTGCGCGAGATGGAGAACCTCATCGAACGCATGGCCATTCTCACCGACGGCACGCTGGCGGACAGACGCTTCGTCGAATCGCTGCTCGAACAGGCACCCGCGGGCGATGACGGGCAGATGCGGGCGGGGCTTGCCGTGCCGCCCTCGCTGCGCGAGGTCGAACAGGGCGAGTTGCTGGCTGCGCTGCGACGCAACGGCTGGATACAGCACAAGGCCGCCCGTGAACTGGGCCTCACGCCACGGCAGATGGGCTACCGCATCCGCCAGTGGGGGCTTGCGCCGCTGGTGGCGTCGGAACGCGCCAAGGGGTAG